A section of the Deltaproteobacteria bacterium genome encodes:
- a CDS encoding PhoX family phosphatase has product NADFIGYIPLADGPAGGRHGLLCCNHEFANGVMMFPGFSSRDDARNHVDENQCGVEMAALGHSVVEIRKEGATWRVVEGPYNRRISLKDTEIAFSGPVAGHPRLQTRQDPTGTRVQGTLANCSGGVTPWGTVLICEENINYFFDGPAPEGREKINHQRYGITKPSRYPYYRFDERFRVAEHPNEPNRFGWVVEIDPKNPQSMPVKRTSLGRFLREAAQVVIDKSGRVVIYSGDDSYFEYLYRWVSDSRYEPHAPESNKNILDSGTLSVAKCEEDGRLVWIPLIYGRAGLTPGNGFHSQADVLLEARRAADISDATPMDRPEDVEVSPVTGRVYAMLTKNKKRSTDTDGVNSRAKNHYGQVLEMIPPGPAGDVSHIADEFQWEVFLLGGNPEEPEHGARFHPSTQPDDILANPDNATFDAKGRLWISSDGAESSLAMADGLWVCETQGEERALLRRFAAVPKGAELSGPCFASDEETLFIAVQHPGADWETTYAQPTCRWPDFREDMPPRSAVVAITRRKGGRILD; this is encoded by the coding sequence CAATGCTGATTTCATTGGATATATTCCGTTGGCGGATGGACCTGCCGGGGGCCGGCATGGACTTCTCTGCTGTAATCACGAATTTGCCAATGGCGTTATGATGTTTCCGGGCTTTTCCAGCCGAGATGATGCTCGCAATCACGTCGACGAGAATCAGTGCGGTGTAGAGATGGCGGCCCTTGGACATAGCGTGGTCGAGATCCGTAAAGAAGGAGCCACGTGGCGGGTTGTGGAAGGTCCATACAATCGGCGCATCAGTTTGAAAGATACTGAAATTGCTTTTTCTGGCCCAGTGGCCGGGCACCCACGTTTGCAGACCCGGCAGGACCCCACGGGCACTCGGGTTCAGGGGACATTGGCTAATTGTTCAGGCGGCGTCACGCCATGGGGAACGGTTCTTATTTGCGAAGAGAATATTAATTACTTTTTCGACGGACCTGCACCTGAGGGCCGCGAGAAAATCAATCATCAGCGGTACGGCATTACCAAACCTTCCCGTTACCCATACTACCGTTTTGATGAACGCTTTCGGGTGGCTGAACATCCGAATGAGCCAAACCGGTTTGGTTGGGTGGTCGAAATCGACCCTAAAAATCCTCAGAGCATGCCTGTGAAACGAACCTCGCTCGGTCGATTCTTACGCGAAGCCGCTCAAGTTGTCATCGATAAGAGTGGGCGGGTTGTTATCTATTCTGGAGACGATTCCTATTTTGAATATTTGTACCGCTGGGTTTCGGATTCCCGGTACGAGCCACATGCACCTGAGTCGAATAAAAATATTCTCGATTCGGGAACTCTTAGTGTTGCCAAGTGCGAAGAAGATGGGCGTCTCGTTTGGATTCCTTTAATTTATGGAAGAGCTGGTTTGACGCCAGGCAATGGTTTTCACTCGCAGGCCGATGTTCTCTTGGAGGCCAGGAGGGCGGCAGATATCTCGGACGCTACGCCAATGGATAGACCAGAAGATGTTGAGGTGAGCCCGGTGACTGGCCGAGTTTACGCGATGTTGACCAAAAATAAGAAGCGTTCCACCGATACAGACGGCGTGAATTCCCGCGCGAAAAATCATTATGGACAAGTGCTGGAAATGATACCGCCGGGACCTGCGGGCGATGTTAGCCACATCGCGGATGAGTTTCAGTGGGAGGTTTTTCTCTTGGGCGGCAACCCTGAAGAACCAGAGCACGGTGCTCGTTTCCATCCAAGCACTCAGCCTGACGATATCTTAGCCAATCCTGATAACGCGACCTTCGATGCGAAGGGCAGGCTGTGGATTTCATCTGACGGAGCCGAGTCAAGCTTAGCCATGGCAGATGGCTTGTGGGTTTGCGAAACGCAAGGTGAAGAGAGAGCGCTTTTGAGACGATTTGCGGCAGTTCCAAAAGGTGCCGAACTCAGCGGTCCGTGTTTTGCGAGTGACGAGGAAACTCTCTTTATTGCCGTGCAGCACCCGGGCGCAGATTGGGAAACAACCTATGCCCAGCCAACCTGCCGATGGCCTGATTTTCGCGAAGATATGCCGCCGCGCTCTGCCGTGGTTGCTATTACGCGTCGTAAAGGTGGCCGAATTTTAGACTGA